The Oryza glaberrima chromosome 5, OglaRS2, whole genome shotgun sequence DNA segment CTACAATTAAACAACTGTATCTATCAACACCACATGACCGATCGAAGACATCGGCAATCTACCATTGAGTCACATTTGCAGCATCGCATACATAAAAAAGGAGTACTCCACGTCAAGTGGTTATCACTAATTGAAGACAAATTAATAGCAGATCGCTACGTTACAACATTAGACAGTTTTCATATGTTCTCTTTTGCTGTGTGATAGCATCTATAGTTTCTCACAGTTCAATCAACATTGATCGTCTAAAgcctttcttttttataatggaTCGTCTACAAGTTACTATatgttatttaatatttttattgtgcTTGCTAATATGTTTTAGGTCTTACACAAATTATAGCTACAAATTCccacagcaacgcgcggggtatcatctagtttCCTTTACACTTACTTCCATTCTCTCCTTTGCTCGTGATGCCAACTGCTTTCTCACACTTTgtaagaagaaagaaaattcaAGTGCAGTCATTATCGTTGATACTAACTCTAAtgtaaacttttatatatgttatttGAGATTTAAAAGCTAattgtaaaaataaattatgatgtaaaaatttcaaaatcaactccaaaattatgatttataattcaaaaaaaaatgataacagCTTATAAGCTGAAAGCCAAACAATGAGGATGTGGATTTTTAGTCCTGCCTCTTTGAGTATTTAAGATCTCACTGCCAGGGATGAATCTAGGCCCAGCCCGAGGCCTAGAGCGAAATGCATAGAAGGATAGTTATTTTTTCAGTATGTAATCATTATGTAATGTCCAAATAGTCTTTATGAGTTGGCCCGAGCCTTGGGCCAGTACTGGGTCTATTCCTGTTCAATGCAATTTGAGAGGGAGCCTGACGCGTACACCTCTCCCCACTTGACGCACTCGCCCTGCCTTAGTCCACTACTgttttttatacatatgtatatactttgtatacatatgtgtgtgtacaACATGATGAGTGTGGGGTGGTGGTAACCTGACCCAAAACGGTTTGAGGAACCTTGCTGCGGATGCCCTTAGGTGGTACGGCAGTGATAAAACGAGAGAAAGTGTGAAGCCAGTCATTGCTCATTGGCAAAGGGCGCGTGCATTAGGATTATCAAACGGATCATGTGTGCAAATTTTAGCACtattcatatactccctctgtccgtAAATATAAGGGATACACTATTCCcgtgtaacgtttgaccattcgtcttattcaaaatattgtgcaaatataaaaaagaaaagttgtgcttaaagtactttggataataaagtaaatcacaaataaaataaataataattttaatttttttttgaataagacgaatagtcaaacagtgaaagcaaaatattaaaatctctTAATATTACTTTCTCGTTATATTTATTTCTAATCCAACTGATCCTCTTCGTTATCCTTCTACGATTCGTCTATTAATATTACTTTCTCCATCTAGGGGTACCATACGCACCACGGCATTGTTATCACAGCTCACATCTCTGTCGTGATCGCCACAGTTCAATCCACCAACAAATCAACAATCACAGATCAGGTGAGTATGCATCCTCCAAATCACTGCTATGGCTCCTTCAGGCTTCAGTTTTCCAGTCAAATGTTTAGTTTTTATCCATTGTCTGTAGTTGTGTATAACATTACAGACCAATTTTTCATCATAGTGTTAATTAAATCAACCTCCTTCCGTTGCATCTTGTATTGTTCTTCCTAGCTGATTGCAAGTTTTAGGTACCCATTGTTCTAGTTCTATTAAATTTGCTTCTACCCCTCTCATTTACACGTACAGGAATAAGTTAGTGGTGATAGTCGACAATCAGGCCAAGCAAGGTGAACAAAAATACTAGAGATATGATTAAGCTCATTCTTACCTTCGGAATGTAACACCCTTAGTATTGTTATATTTTCTTATTTGCACTGCTTCAatatagacttttttttttttgctatcttTACAATGAAGCAAGGCACTGGTTTCTCATCAAATAAATGACTGACAGTATCACTGGGAGCTTATTTCCATCTTCCCTGCTCAATTTCTCCTACCATTGGCCATCACATGGATCACCTACAACAAGCAGGTTATCTCTTATCATTGATAAACAAATTTATCTTTACATATCTCTTTCGAATGACAACAttttccattcttttttttcacaacaCTATCATATCTTCCCTACTTTACAATATGGCCAATATCTAAAACTGTTTCCTTCAGGACAAGATGATTTTCTTTCTTCTATTAATTTCATTACAGAGATCTAAAGTAGATATATGGCTACAATTAAACAACTGTATCTATCAACACCACATGACCGATCGAAGACATCGGCAATCTACCATTGAGTCACATTTGCAGCATCGCATACATAAAAAAGGAGTACTCCACGTCAAGTGGTTATCACTAATTGAAGACAAATTAATAGCAGATCGCTACGTTACAACATTAGACAGTTTTCATATGTTCTCTTTTGCTGTGTGATAGCATCTATAGTTTCTCACAGTTCAATCAACATTGATCGTCTAAAgcctttcttttttataatggaTCGTCTACAAGTTACTATatgttatttaatatttttattgtgcTTGCTAATATGTTTTAGGTCTTACACAAATTATAGCTACAAATTCccacagcaacgcgcggggtatcatctagtttCCTTTACACTTACTTCCATTCTCTCCTTTGCTCGTGATGCCAACTGCTTTCTCACACTTTgtaagaagaaagaaaattcaAGTGCAGTCATTATCGTTGATACTAACTCTAAtgtaaacttttatatatgttatttGAGATTTAAAAGCTAattgtaaaaataaattatgatgtaaaaatttcaaaatcaactccaaaattatgatttataattcaaaaaaaaatgataacagCTTATAAGCTGAAAGCCAAACAATGAGGATGTGGATTTTTAGTCCTGCCTCTTTGAGTATTTAAGATCTCACTGCCAGGGATGAATCTAGGCCCAGCCCGAGGCCTAGAGCGAAATGCATAGAAGGATAGTTATTTTTTCAGTATGTAATCATTATGTAATGTCCAAATAGTCTTTATGAGTTGGCCCGAGCCTTGGGCCAGTACTGGGTCTATTCCTGTTCAATGCAATTTGAGAGGGAGCCTGACGCGTACACCTCTCCCCACTTGACGCACTCGCCCTGCCTTAGTCCACTACTgttttttatacatatgtatatactttgtatacatatgtgtgtgtacaACATGATGAGTGTGGGGTGGTGGTAACCTGACCCAAAACGGTTTGAGGAACCTTGCTGCGGATGCCCTTAGGTGGTACGGCAGTGATAAAACGAGAGAAAGTGTGAAGCCAGTCATTGCTCATTGGCAAAGGGCGCGTGCATTAGGATTATCAAACGGATCATGTGTGCAAATTTTAGCACtattcatatactccctctgtccgtAAATATAAGGGATACACTATTCCcgtgtaacgtttgaccattcgtcttattcaaaatattgtgcaaatataaaaaagaaaagttgtgcttaaagtactttggataataaagtaaatcacaaataaaataaataataattttaatttttttttgaataagacgaatagtcaaacagtgaaagcaaaatattaaaatctcttatattcaCGGATGGGGGGAGTAGTATACACAAATTTAGCCGTGATTGGTGACCTGGAGTATATAATAGGTGGTGAACTAGTAATAGGTTACCAAATTTCCAAACCATTAGATTCTCCCAAAACCAACGGTCTCTCTATAGTGTGTTGCCTGCTGGTGTGCCTTGAAAGGTCCCAACAAATTGTGAATCCTCGGCACCTGCCTCCATATATACAGTGCATAATTAATAAACCGATCGTGGAGACATTAATATATACAGTAATAATGTTAATTTATGCATCATGCAACATGCAAGGCTGTGTTAATTACTAGGAGCTCCTCCTGTTCTCCCGTTGATATGTAGCGGCATAAATCTTCAGCTTCAGACCTCCATATAAACAGACGTTCGAGAATAGACACCAATTATTCTCTTCCTGGAAGACAGAGGGTCCACTATTGGGGGAAAAAattggcggccgccggcgatcgGTAGAACCGACCGGACACGTACGTACGTCGTCGCGATTAAAATGGACAAGACGACGGTCATCGTGTCCGCGGTGGCTGCTTCCCTTGGCGCGCTCAGCGCCATCCTGGGGTTCGCTGCCGATGCCGCAAAGCACAGTGTAAGCTTATATGCGTGCGCACACTGCTCATCTCTCAATCTCaatctccttttatttttcttctccttctgtaGAGTGCTCTTGTAGAACATTGATATATACATCTTGTTGAACTCAGGTGAGGTAGCAGATCTTACTATCATATATGTATCTTGCAGGATTGCGCATCAGCGCTTGGGATGGCGGTGGCCGCGTCAATCTTCCTGATGATGGCGAAGGTCaccgtggcggccggcggcggctgccgcgaGTCCCGCGCCGTCGTCCCGTCCGCGACCAAGCggaccgtcgccgtcgcttgcgCCGCCATCTCGTGGTGAGTCATCACCGATCGATCTGCTCGGTCAGGTAATTAAACTGCACGTGCACTAcgcgtgatcgatcgatcgtcgcCTTGATCTCACGCGCGTCACGTACGTGTGTGCACTGTGCACCATATGCTGCGTGATAGTACAGGATTGCGACGGTGATCGCGTTCGTGATGTTCCTGGACACCGGCGGCATCAGCGTTGTCCACGGCTCGTCGTCGAGATCAGCAGCGGCCGAGCTGGGAATCTGCGCGGCCATCTTCCTGATGATAACACACGTCGCCATGGCTGctgccggctgctgctgccgcagCTTCTGCATCCCCTCCGAGACGGCGCGGGTCGTCTGCGCCATCACCTCATGGTGAGTGATCCATCGATCGTCACACGCGCAGTACGCGGTTGTCGCTGCTACGGTCACATACAACGGCAAGCGCCCGGTTGTTGCGTCGTTGCGTGCAGGATAGTGCCGGTGATTGTGTTCGTGTTGCTCCTACACGCCGCGGTCGAGGAGTCTGATTGCGACAAGATCCACAAGGGCGTCTACGCTGGCGCGGGCGTACTGGTCCTCGTCTCCACGGTGCTCGGAATCACCTCCTACCTCATGCTCCGCACGCGGCCAGAGCCAACGCCGCCGATCGTGGTCCCGATGGTCATCGCGTTCCAGCCGGTATATCCTAATCCTCTTCTGGTGCCTGTGCCGGttcaagcgccgccgccgaaccagGCGTTCGCTTATCCGGCTACTTTGCCGCCACAAGGAGGATGGTACGGGCAAGCACCGAACCAGCAATTCGCGGCACCTGCTCCTGCTCAAGGCTATGGATGGCAAGCGCCGAACCAGCAACATTTCCCATGCGCAGGTGTAGTACCGTGACCTCAGAATATCACCCTGTGTTGACTCGAACCAAGGGCGTAGTTATAAATTTTTCGTGTCGTACATTCTATATATCCGATACGGATAATTTTACCGTCCAACATTTGATACCTCGAGAGTACCAAATGTAGTACTACACATCAGGACTGTAGCACTACATGCTAGGCTGCTAGCTTTCTTAAGTTTGGAAAATGTGATTTTACGTGTTGGTTTGTAATGTCGTCTTTCTCTTCCAACACATTTGGCATGTACTttttccatcccaaaataattgcTCTTAAGTACGATTTAAATTTTATGAGATACATGCACCCTACATCTGTACTTTGTAGTAGTACATGCTAGCTCTCTtaagtttggaaagtgacgaTTTTACGAGCTGGTTTGTGGTGTAGCCTTTCTCATACAATGCATTTGGCATGTactttctccatcccaaaatagtTTTCTAAAATAGTTTTCTAGACGATTCAAATTTTATGTTAAAATAATTATCACGTTGGATTACTACTTGCCCCATCAACTATCTTCCATTCAAATTTAGTAtgtaaataaattagaaaagatGGAACCTTATCAATCTCTACCAACAATTGATAGATTCAAACCCTTCCACTCACCTAACAccattaaaatttgataagatcaTAATTAAAACCTATCGATGATTATTTTTTCAATTACGGTTTTGTGTTTTGAGTAAATGGGGTTGTGAATCTATAAACCCCTCCTTCACTAAGAAGATGATTACCTGAATTAAAAGCTAAGACAAATCACATGGAAATATCAGTCCTGTTTTTACTCTCCTACTTTATCAATATATACGAGGCAAagttttttccttcttttaacaaaaaaaaaattgtttcagGTGTTCCATTACTCAGTGAAAAATGTTTCATTGTTtagtaaaaaaatgtttcacacaTATGTGACATTGAAAAAATCTAATTGCAACATCGAGAGCCTATTGTGTGGAAcatcaaagaaaaaatattgcACATCAACATCTAACCAAAAGATAATGAAACATGGAACAAACATACACACTAGACTGCAGCAAACCGAGAGTTGAGTCACGAGCATGCAGCAACAACACATGCCTGGAAGGAGACGCTGGCGAAGCTTTCGAGAGGACATGGTGGCCAAGCTTGGAGAGCTCCTTGGTGGATGGGGACGACGCCTCCTCCCACAGTCTCCATGCTCATTAGAGACGCCGTCGTTGGTGGGGTCGTCGTTGTTGTACCTCCTTCCACAGCCTTGACGCTCGTCATGGGGgacaccgccggcgacgaggtcatcGTACCTCCTCCATATCCTCAAAGCTTGTCGTTAGGGATGCCGCCATCGACGAGATCATCTTCGTCGTACCTTCTTCCATAGCCTCAACGCTCATCACGAGGGGCGTCTCTGCCGCCGAGGTCGTCCACTAGTACAAGAATGATTTTTCTGGACGTGACTCATTTTAGATTGCAGACGCACCGTAAGTGGTCACGTCTGCAAAAATCGGGCTCCATTTTGGCGTGCGGCTCTTTAAAATaaccgcacggaaaaaaaatcaatttttacagGCGGACGCGTGCGAACCTGTTAAGAGACCCGCACATGAAAATAGTTCACCTACTTTTATAATCCACAGTCGTCGCCCATCCCACTCACTCCCATCTCCTTCCACTCCTCCCGTCTCCCTTTCCCTATCCCACTCGCTCTCAACTCCTCTCgctcctcccatctccctctctctctccctctcactctCAACTCCTTCCgctcctcccatctccctctccctatCCCTATCTCTATATTTATGTGTGTGTGCAGGCGTGTCAGTGTACCTAAATACACAATAAACAAAACATAGGGAACATGTGCTTTATTAATCTCAAGGATCATAAATACAAGTTCCcaatgtaatatatatgtgcGCTCCATAATCTGTCGTTGGACAGATCTAACTTATGCGATGTGGTCTCCTGGTTCCTGGGGCTTCGAGAAACTCCCAGTTAATTGGAGAACCTCCGATTAAGTTGCTTGTGGTCATCTCGTCATCTTAGTCCCGCGTTCTTCATGCATTGTGATGATGGTGAGGTGTAGATAGTGGATATATAAGTATATGTGGGTGTCGGCAACGCATCCACGGCCTCGTCGGTCCGTGCGCCGGAGTTGTTTGCATAGCCTTCGCATCGGCTTCGCCTGCCCTCGTTGTCTAGCCTCGTCAGTCTTGAACGACGTGTCGGTGTAGATTGTTGGTGAAGACATATGCATGGAATTGTGTAGCTTGGATAGCTCAACGTTTTTTTTTGACACCAGCTAACCCCTTTCATTAACCAAGGGCTCCAGGCAAATCACCAGAGACTAGATGTGATACAAACTCGGGGACTTGGCTGATGTACATTGTCATGCCAGAGTTAACAGAACTCGCCCCATACTTAGCTAGGCAATCAGCCACTTTGTTACAAGACCTCGGACAGTGCTGAATGAGACAACTTGCAAAATGAGAGGAAACAAAAGCTTTAATTTGGCGGAATAAGCATCCATCTTGGTGACGATCAAAATCCGTCGATGTGAGAGCACGCTGCAGCTCTACGGCGTCGGTCTCCAGTATGATTCTTGTCATCCCGAGTTGTGCAACTCTCTCCAGGCTCTGAAGCGCCGCAGTAGCTTTAGCCTGCAACGGACTAGATGCCCGCAAAATATAGCCGTAACCCCCCTCTAGGAATTCTCCATTGCTGCCTCGTGCGAGGAAACCCCAGCCGCCAGTTTTCGTACTCACATCAAAAGATGCATCACTGTTGATCTTGTAAATATCGGCCGGAGGCTGTTCCCATCTTCCATTCACCTTCATGCATGGAGTTCGACACTGGTGCAGCTTTTCAAGGTCCATTATATGGTAAAGGACGGCATCACAGACCTCTAGGCTCGTGAGCTTCTTGTCTCCCACATTGGCCTTATTCCTGGCATACCACCACTTCCACAGCAGAACAACAGCTTTTAACTGATCTTTGGCAGTCATTGACAGGATCTCCTTTACTGTTTCCTTCCCAGACTGACATTGCACTAGGCGTAGTCGGACTTCTTCAAGGTTCAGACTCCTCCAGCACTCCTTCACTCCCTTACATTTCAGAAACAAATGCCCACggttgtcacgccctaaaaatcgcctaaattaataatccatattttaaatcatttctagaaattattttaaaaagccttcaagttaaactctaataatctaggagaaattgtaacataaaactgagttaaaaataaaatctcgttaaatactttgcttttttatctattttctagatttttctgggaattatttgagcaagaaaagtatttttaaataatgaaacatcatttcacgaattattttaattggaaaagtttttaaaatcctctcctaagccgttgggctgatttcagcccaacatctctccccctcgtgtgcgtgctgtgcagcccaagccggcccaagccgagctgctcttccccttctcagcccatccgaaagtctaatttgcctccctcgACACTGTTCATCTTCTATCTCTggcagccgaactgagaccgaattggctcggtttttctcctccaaatccaaccttttctcttttgttttcctaaaatttgttgaggggaaatatttcccttatctccctctttcgtttcccctcaagaatcggagcaaaccgTTGAGTAATCTTTCTGAATCGagttcgttttcgagtttatcccCAAAACCGAGTTTAGATTTTCCCGGGCCGATTTCTTGCAgtaggagtccgatctcttcaatccaaggctataaataggaccccctagtcgtcctcttttgtttgccccctttcccgagctctctagtgcgccgtagagtcgccgccgcgtcgcgccgccgcgtcgctttagccgccgccgtcgccggccaaccaccagccgcgccgcgccgtcgccctagctgtcaccactgcctcctctcgccgccgtcgggtgcgcgtgaccgagggctagcccggccgccccctccacgtcgtcgccggccatcggaggaccgccgtcggcgaggtccaagccgctgccgccacctctcgtcgccggccgtcgtcggtcgtcgtttgaCGCATAGGTGAGCACCTTTGGGTTCGCGTCGTCGCCCTCTACGTGTAGGTGTCCTCCAAAACcccggccgaccaccctagctccggcgaggtcgccatccgagCCGGCCGCCATTGATGACATCATGCTGAcatcatcatctcctctttttcagtttttttaatagattaaatagattaaaacttcggaaaatcataactaattaaccgtagctccgattcgagtggttcaagttgctaaattcatctaaaatggAGATCTACaggttaaaaatatccacatgtactgtttatgcttgtttttgtactgttttgttgatttttttgtttatttgctttagtttccgacgttccggaggagagcgttttagttgaggaaggttcagaggtttttgtagaagcccaaggcaagtcacacagatcccaaacaaacctttgagcatgttgaacccgtttaaagctattgttttatttcaacttatgcattattttcgaatgtcatcgggtagtgagcctttcccatttaattatggccgaagatgactgtattttcctatgggttataatttgattagctagaaccttatatattggtttggttcagctaaatgctatatatgtataattgcttagccatgcttagaaacataagctcattaatgggatgaatcatactacattattacttatggttatacttaaatggtagctcacgatggttaatcgtgttatgttaattaattaataattaaaacctgattaaaggtgggttgtgagcgcatggttttgatggttgtgctcatgacaattaaggaccggttcacgagctactgttgtgaaacatttacgtgccaaccacaagccagcgtgggcaacggctttaccttttgtatagcatgattcattatagggtgccagactgagaagcggcgagaagtccgtgggggtcgctggggagtccatgcctctggttgtagagggggtgattatgatccaggtatggtgcactgtggtgagttgtgttgtgcgaggggtattgtcacagttcctttccgaggtaccgtggtggtattaaggcgcatggtaacatgttgtggaactgtgtcttgtgggtacagtggtacatctctggccagagtaaaactattcgaatagccgtgcccacggttatgggcgggtctaataatgtttttcgtgattagtctcacgcTATTCATTGgtgataataatgtgataattaatttgactcctggtttggaatggcatattcctggtatggaggtttgatttgtacaaccggggttggttgttcagatgaggttgggcctatgcaacacgggtgtgttgtatggtgtttactTAATACggattaattattcaactgttttactattctgttaaatatttattaaatgctgtttatgcaaatgagctatattattccatcctttgttatcctatgcacttgcatatttgctatgtggcttgttgagtatgtcatatgctcattcttgcaatattcattcattagaggaggagtacttcagtgaaggtgatgatctggaggactaggcttggtccgggttaagttgcctgtggagtggagtcgccatagctgtttcgtagtttgttttattttctgctgcgtagaattttattttttgagaggaactatccacctctgtaataatttgctattttgcgaatattaattagttgtttaagagtactctattatatcaatttgttattgtgtgcctcggctgattcctagacgaggatttaacacacatgtaagcgtttgaaattttggatagaaattccggacGTGACAACAGTCCTCATCAAATCTGTTACACATCGGACATAAATTGTCCGACTCCATGCCCCTTCGCCGAATATTGCATCGAACTGGCAGGCTGTTGTGAGCTAGTCTCCAAACAAACATTTTAATCTTATTTGTCACCTCCATGTTCCAGATTTTCTCCCACTGAAGAGTGTCAGCATGACTTGTATTCAGTGAAGATCCTGATGCATCTCTGCATTTTTCCTTCTCCCTGATTTGCACTGCCAGTTTATAGGCAGATTTGACCGAGAAAAGTCCCTTCGAATCAAAATGCCATGTCGGCCAGTCCTCCAAATTCTCATCAACATGCGTGGCAAGAATCGTAGCAGCGTCCTCCGGCCAAAACAGATCATTGACTAATTGCTCATCCCACCATCCCGTGCCTGGATCGATCAGTTCAACAACCTTTGTTAGGATTGAGTTGCCTCTGGGAGTGATCGGTCAGCGTGTAAATCCAACGGGCATCCATGGATCATTCCAAATATTAACATTTTCACCGGTTCCTACTCGCCACACCAGACCTTCCTTGATGAGATCGACTCCTTTCAAGATACTGCGCCAAGTATATGATATCCCGTCCCGCGGCGCACACTGCAGAATGCTTCCATCTAGGAAATATTTAGCTTTCAAGACTGTTAACagtaaaatttggtaatcggcaaagacgtcatcggcttagaatcattatcggctgcagcatctcggaatcagccgatgggagttataaAGTTGCCAATAGTcagattcctgctatattcggttaaggaaatcaatctactaaaggaagcttatccctaagtgaccgagtttaaagaggatgcggcatggcagtttatctattaattaggaatagtttgttagcttttatctttaggaaagtgtgtttagtgtccgataaggactttatattttccttttatctttaggttagtttctttcttgtccgagaaggacttgtatcaacccatcggtataaatatgtacacctggggtctatgtaatctatcctcacgatcaatacaattcggcgcatcgccacccttttatttctacttttgtttttacgttccggcggaacttggcacccgacgcggggctgcatcgtcttcgatctccggcgaagggataagtccaatgttctgcAGGCCCAGGCCATTGTATTGTCTACGTCAATGTCATTCGAGGCTgtatcagtacattcgacctcttggattgctctggtttggatgatatacttgcctacctatttatcatgtctctgttaatctagtcttagcatatcaatttagctctatcagctgcttctcgttttagggtttctgccggtatcggctaaatcgtcttgctagattagattagcttagacatctaccaccctgaaaactcagtcaacggcttgattgtctagatattatgtttcttttcatacttagtgctgcatcagttaagtttgatctactaagtcgtgcttagaaccataatctctagcctgcttcttgattgccaataagggtttcatcggggtttcagccggtgagttatctggacgttgcatcggctcataaggattgcatgtacatataagttggatttagccgatgacaacaaatgtttcactgtttaatctaatcttgtgaatttcatgacatcggacctccagccgatgtgtgctttaaccttcggatcgatgcttatttatcatatcattatttgccgattggtttatactgggttttattgttattttattacatcatcatcagccgattgcctctatataattatctacattggacatatagccgattgcttaaaccctatcgctatcggctgatatcggcatcggctattatcggctatcggctggaactactccatcggcttgtcagccgattggctgttttgatctactatttgcatatcttgtcagttgcaggatcaaactgactggcacgcccgcatctcatcaatctttggacctgcacaggagctaagcagatctcccaggccggtgtgttcgattttttcgtcaacaaagACTTGCCCACAGAGCGAGTCTAGATTTAGGAGGAGCCGCCATGCCTGCCGAGCAAGCATCGCCATGTTGAACAGATGAAGATCCCAGAATCCTGGCCCGCCAAGCTTTTTAGGGAGCGTCATCTTCTCCCACGACAGCCAgtgtattttattttccttgtcATTCTGACTCCACCACCACTTGCTAATCATGGAATTGATTTCATCACATAAACCTTTAGTCAAACCAAAACATGACATCGCATAGGTAGGAATAGCTTGGGCCATAGCTTTGACAAGGATTTCCTTCCCTGCTTTTGATAGTAATTTCTCCTGCCAACCCTGGATCCGGAGCCACACCTTCCTCTTAATATACTCAAAAGCTTTCCTCCTTGACTTCCCAATAGAGACAGGCAGGCCAAGATATCTTTCATTTTTTGCCTCCTGATTAA contains these protein-coding regions:
- the LOC127774235 gene encoding uncharacterized protein LOC127774235 → MGGTPIILFLEDRGSTIGGKNWRPPAIGRTDRTRTYVVAIKMDKTTVIVSAVAASLGALSAILGFAADAAKHSVSLYACDCASALGMAVAASIFLMMAKVTVAAGGGCRESRAVVPSATKRTVAVACAAISWIATVIAFVMFLDTGGISSDCDKIHKGVYAGAGVLVLVSTVLGITSYLMLRTRPEPTPPIVVPMVIAFQPVYPNPLLVPVPVQAPPPNQAFAYPATLPPQGGWYGQAPNQQFAAPAPAQGYGWQAPNQQHFPCAGVVP